The following coding sequences lie in one Desmodus rotundus isolate HL8 chromosome 1, HLdesRot8A.1, whole genome shotgun sequence genomic window:
- the NAGPA gene encoding N-acetylglucosamine-1-phosphodiester alpha-N-acetylglucosaminidase isoform X2: MAAPMGGRLLLLMLLWKVSDGFGWGASLDDDLLLPYPALRARPARDCARVRAGSREHESWRPSPAPPGARGPSVRTFVSHFAGRAVTGHLTRAAEPLRSFSVLEPGGPGGCASRRRATVEETTREAGCSVAQNGGYFRMDTGECLGNVVSDGRRVSSAGGLQNAQFGIRRDGTLVTGYLSEEEVLNTENPFVQLLSGVVWLIRNGSIYINESQAAECEETQETGSFSKFVNVISARTAVGHDRKGQLVLFHADGQTEQRGINLWEMAEFLLKQDVVNAINLDGGGSATFVLNGTLASYPSDHCQDNMWRCPRSVSTVVCVHKPRCQPPDCNGHGTCVEGHCQCTGHFWRGAACDKLDCGPSNCSQHGLCTETGCRCEAGWTGSNCSEACSNGSFGEDCAKKCQCQNGATCDPARGTCTCPPGFTGDNCVQECPLGWHGPGCQKPCECEHQCPCNPQTGNCNLTQTPTLNSILSRVKQCLQPSEVTLQTREFSLLTGK, translated from the exons ATGGCGGCCCCCATGGGTGGCCGGCTTCTCTTACTTATGCTCCTCTGGAAGGTGTCTGACGGCTTCGGTTGGGG GGCCTCCCTGGACGACGACTTGCTGCTGCCCTACCCGGCCTTGCGCGCGCGCCCAGCCCGGGACTGCGCGAGGGTGCGTGCCGGCAGCCGCGAGCACGAGAGCTGGCGGCCTTCTCCGGCGCCCCCCGGCGCCCGCGGCCCGTCGGTGCGCACTTTCGTTTCGCATTTCGCGGGCCGCGCGGTGACTGGCCACCTGACGCGGGCCGCGGAGCCCCTGCGCTCCTTCTCGGTGCTGGAGCCCGGTGGGCCCGGCGGCTGCGCGTCGAGGCGCCGCGCCACTGTGGAAGAGACAACGCGGGAGGCCGGCTGCAGTGTCGCGCAGAACGGCGGCTACTTCCGCATGGACACCGGAGAGTGCCTGGGGAACGTGGTGAGCGACGGGCGGCGGGTGAGCAGCGCCGGGGGGCTACAGAACGCGCAGTTCGGGATCCGCCGCGACGGGACCCTGGTCACCGG GTATCTGTCTGAAGAGGAGGTGCTGAACACTGAGAATCCATTTGTGCAGCTGCTGAGTGGGGTCGTGTGGCTGATTCGAAATGGAAGCATCTACATCAATGAGAGCCAGGCGGCTGAGTGCGAAGAGACACAGGAGacag GTTCCTTCAGCAAATTTGTGAATGTGATATCAGCCAGGACGGCTGTGGGCCATGACCGGAAGGGGCAGCTGGTGCTCTTCCATGCAGATGGGCAAACAGAACAGCGGGG CATCAACCTGTGGGAGATGGCAGAGTTCCTGCTGAAACAGGATGTGGTCAACGCCATCAACCTGGATGGAGGGGGCTCCGCTACCTTCGTGCTCAATGGGACCTTGGCCAGTTACCCATCAGATCACTG CCAGGACAACATGTGGCGCTGTCCTCGAAGTGTGTCCACTGTGGTGTGTGTACACAAGCCCCGCTGCCAGCCACCTGACTGCAACGGCCATGGGACCTGTGTGGAGGGGCACTGCCAGTGCACGGGGCACTTCTGGCGGGGCGCTGCCTGCGACAAGCTGGACTGTGGCCCCTCCAACTGCAGCCAGCATGGGCTCTGCACAGAGA CCGGCTGCCGCTGCGAAGCTGGATGGACAGGGTCCAACTGCAGTGAAG CTTGCAGCAATGGCTCCTTTGGGGAGGACTGTGCCAAGAAGTGCCAGTGCCAGAATGGAGCTACCTGTGATCCAGCTCGGGGGACCTGCACCTGTCCCCCTGGCTTCACTGGCGACAACTGTGTACAGG AGTGTCCCCTTGGCTGGCACGGGCCAGGCTGCCAGAAGCCTTGTGAGTGTGAGCACCAGTGTCCTTGCAACCCCCAGACCGGCAACTGCAACCTCACCCAGACACCCACCCTGAACAGCATTCTCTCCCGAG TGAAGCAGTGTCTCCAGCCATCCGAGGTCACCCTGCAGACAAGAGAATTCTCCCTTCTCACTGG
- the C1H16orf89 gene encoding UPF0764 protein C16orf89 homolog isoform X2, with the protein MSSLGLLLLLLLLAPPLWSSSLPPLDTPEGKATIAGLILSALERATSFLKKRLPEINLDGVVGFRVLEVQLNGVQKEWARDPQLQPPSLRVGKLAQKLALLLHRSIFYLKLSDPQYLTEFQPTIQLGFWKLPHVWTHTNASMVYPTLEPQDFFSEEQSDLCLVQLLGTGTDGSQPCRLSDFCRTLMTKPGCSGYCLSHQLLFFLSARMKGCRNRLFRQSQHYMNLFCANMMDLNQRVEAFGYAYPSRDVFMENIMLCGIGGFSDFYKLRWLEAILSWQKPQEGCFGTPDAEDEELSKVIQHQQHYLRRVKRREKQFTGLQLLNSKDPTRLATRGAVRSGSSALAYPKPVPKPLFSDFPVGSLVLL; encoded by the exons ATGTCCAGCCTggggctcctgctcctgctcttgCTGCTGGCACCACCGCTGTGGTCCTCCTCATTGCCACCGCTAGACACACCAGAGGGCAAGGCCACCATCGCTGGCCTCATCCTCTCAGCACTGGAGAGAGCCACCTCCTTCTTGAAGAAGAGGCTGCCTGAAATCAACCTGGATGGCGTGGTGGGGTTCCGGGTGCTGGAAG TGCAGCTAAATGGTGTGCAGAAGGAGTGGGCCCGGGACCCCCAGCTGCAGCCACCCAGCTTGCGTGTGGGGAAGCTGGCCCAAAAGCTGGCACTTCTCCTCCACAGATCCATCTTCTACCTCAAGCTGAGTGATCCCCAGTACCTAACAG AGTTCCAGCCCACCATCCAGCTCGGATTTTGGAAGCTCCCACATGTCTGGACACACACCAACGCCTCCATGGTGTACCCCACGCTTGAACCCCAGGACTTCTTCTCGGAGGAACAAAGTGACTTGTGCCTGGTGCAGCTGCTGGGAACTGG CACGGACGGCAGCCAGCCCTGCAGACTCTCTGACTTCTGCAGGACCCTCATGACCAAGCCTGGCTGCTCAGGCTACTGCCTGTCCCACCagctgctcttcttcctctctgccagaATG AAGGGATGCAGGAACAGGCTGTTCCGCCAGAGCCAGCACTACATGAACCTGTTCTGTGCCAACATGATGGACCTGAACCAGAGGGTTGAAGCCTTCGGATACGCCTACCCTAGCAGGGATGTCTTCATGGAAAACA TCATGCTCTGTGGAATTGGTGGCTTCTCTGACTTCTACAAGCTTCGGTGGCTGGAGGCCATTCTCAGCTGGCAGAAGCCGCAGGAAGGATGCTTTGGGACACCTG ATGCTGAAGATGAGGAATTATCTAAAGTCATTCAACACCAACAGCATTATCTGAGGAGAGTAAAGAGGCGAGAAAAGCAATTTACAG GCCTGCAACTCCTGAACTCTAAGgaccccacaagacttgcaaccaggggagcagtgcgCAGCGGCAGCTCGGCCCTAGCTTACCCCAAACCTGTCCCcaagccccttttctctgacttcccagtgggCTCACTTGTTTTACTGTGA
- the C1H16orf89 gene encoding UPF0764 protein C16orf89 homolog isoform X1, which yields MSSLGLLLLLLLLAPPLWSSSLPPLDTPEGKATIAGLILSALERATSFLKKRLPEINLDGVVGFRVLEVQLNGVQKEWARDPQLQPPSLRVGKLAQKLALLLHRSIFYLKLSDPQYLTEFQPTIQLGFWKLPHVWTHTNASMVYPTLEPQDFFSEEQSDLCLVQLLGTGTDGSQPCRLSDFCRTLMTKPGCSGYCLSHQLLFFLSARMKGCRNRLFRQSQHYMNLFCANMMDLNQRVEAFGYAYPSRDVFMENIMLCGIGGFSDFYKLRWLEAILSWQKPQEGCFGTPDAEDEELSKVIQHQQHYLRRVKRREKQFTDGCSSHNTAMAVAALGGFLYVLAQYPPAGRELWQATMTPPTATHVDGFVPATPGI from the exons ATGTCCAGCCTggggctcctgctcctgctcttgCTGCTGGCACCACCGCTGTGGTCCTCCTCATTGCCACCGCTAGACACACCAGAGGGCAAGGCCACCATCGCTGGCCTCATCCTCTCAGCACTGGAGAGAGCCACCTCCTTCTTGAAGAAGAGGCTGCCTGAAATCAACCTGGATGGCGTGGTGGGGTTCCGGGTGCTGGAAG TGCAGCTAAATGGTGTGCAGAAGGAGTGGGCCCGGGACCCCCAGCTGCAGCCACCCAGCTTGCGTGTGGGGAAGCTGGCCCAAAAGCTGGCACTTCTCCTCCACAGATCCATCTTCTACCTCAAGCTGAGTGATCCCCAGTACCTAACAG AGTTCCAGCCCACCATCCAGCTCGGATTTTGGAAGCTCCCACATGTCTGGACACACACCAACGCCTCCATGGTGTACCCCACGCTTGAACCCCAGGACTTCTTCTCGGAGGAACAAAGTGACTTGTGCCTGGTGCAGCTGCTGGGAACTGG CACGGACGGCAGCCAGCCCTGCAGACTCTCTGACTTCTGCAGGACCCTCATGACCAAGCCTGGCTGCTCAGGCTACTGCCTGTCCCACCagctgctcttcttcctctctgccagaATG AAGGGATGCAGGAACAGGCTGTTCCGCCAGAGCCAGCACTACATGAACCTGTTCTGTGCCAACATGATGGACCTGAACCAGAGGGTTGAAGCCTTCGGATACGCCTACCCTAGCAGGGATGTCTTCATGGAAAACA TCATGCTCTGTGGAATTGGTGGCTTCTCTGACTTCTACAAGCTTCGGTGGCTGGAGGCCATTCTCAGCTGGCAGAAGCCGCAGGAAGGATGCTTTGGGACACCTG ATGCTGAAGATGAGGAATTATCTAAAGTCATTCAACACCAACAGCATTATCTGAGGAGAGTAAAGAGGCGAGAAAAGCAATTTACAG atGGCTGCTCCTCCCACAACACAGCCATGGCCGTGGCGGCCCTGGGCGGCTTCCTCTACGTGCTGGCACAGTACCCCCCAGCAGGCAGAGAGCTGTGGCAAGCCACAATGACACCACCAACGGCCACTCATGTGGATGGCTTTGTTCCTGCCACCCCAGGAATATAA